One region of Peromyscus eremicus chromosome 4, PerEre_H2_v1, whole genome shotgun sequence genomic DNA includes:
- the Sys1 gene encoding protein SYS1 homolog isoform X3, with translation MVSLLGPRPSSLPRRCQGDGRPAEAPCVSPQVARRARADGVATLTGAGGCRAPRAGMAGQFRSYVWDPLLILSQIVLMQTVYYGSLGLWLALVDALVRSSPSLDQMFDAEILGFSTPPGRLSMMSFILNALTCALGLLYFIRRGKQCLDFTVTVHFFHLLGCWLYSSRFPSALTWWLVQAVCIALMAVIGEYLCMRTELKEIPLSSAPKSNV, from the exons ATGGTATCGCTCCTGGGTCCCAGGCCCTCCTCCCTCCCGCGGCGTTGCCAAGGCGACGGCCGGCCGGCTGAAGCTCCGTGTGTATCCCCGCAGGTAGCCCGGCGAGCGCGGGCCGATGGCGTGGCTACGCTGACCGGCGCGGGCGGCTGCCGAGCCCCGCGGGCCGGCATGGCGGGCCAGTTTCGCAGCTACGTGTGGGATCCCTTGCTGATCCTGTCTCAGATCGTGCTCATGCAGACGGTGTACTACGGCTCGCTGGGCCTGTGGCTGGCGCTGGTGGACGCGCTGGTGCGCAGCAGCCCTTCCCTGGACCAGATGTTCGACGCGGAG ATCCTGGGCTTTTCCACCCCTCCAGGCCGGCTCTCCATGATGTCCTTCATCCTCAACGCCCTCACCTG TGCCCTGGGCTTGCTGTACTTCATCCGGCGAGGGAAGCAGTGTCTGGATTTCACTGtcactgtccatttctttcaccTCCTGGGCTGTTGGCTCTACAGCTCCCGTTTCCCCTCGGCGCTGACCTGGTGGTTGGTCCAAGCTGTGTGTATTGCACTCATGGCCGTCATCGGGGAGTACCTGTGCATGCGGACGGAGCTCAAGGAGATCCCCCTCAGCTCGGCCCCTAAATCTAATGTCTAG
- the Sys1 gene encoding protein SYS1 homolog isoform X4 yields MAGQFRSYVWDPLLILSQIVLMQTVYYGSLGLWLALVDALVRSSPSLDQMFDAEILGFSTPPGRLSMMSFILNALTWG; encoded by the exons ATGGCGGGCCAGTTTCGCAGCTACGTGTGGGATCCCTTGCTGATCCTGTCTCAGATCGTGCTCATGCAGACGGTGTACTACGGCTCGCTGGGCCTGTGGCTGGCGCTGGTGGACGCGCTGGTGCGCAGCAGCCCTTCCCTGGACCAGATGTTCGACGCGGAG ATCCTGGGCTTTTCCACCCCTCCAGGCCGGCTCTCCATGATGTCCTTCATCCTCAACGCCCTCACCTG
- the Sys1 gene encoding protein SYS1 homolog isoform X1, giving the protein MAGQFRSYVWDPLLILSQIVLMQTVYYGSLGLWLALVDALVRSSPSLDQMFDAEILGFSTPPGRLSMMSFILNALTCALGLLYFIRRGKQCLDFTVTVHFFHLLGCWLYSSRFPSALTWWLVQAVCIALMAVIGEYLCMRTELKEIPLSSAPKSNV; this is encoded by the exons ATGGCGGGCCAGTTTCGCAGCTACGTGTGGGATCCCTTGCTGATCCTGTCTCAGATCGTGCTCATGCAGACGGTGTACTACGGCTCGCTGGGCCTGTGGCTGGCGCTGGTGGACGCGCTGGTGCGCAGCAGCCCTTCCCTGGACCAGATGTTCGACGCGGAG ATCCTGGGCTTTTCCACCCCTCCAGGCCGGCTCTCCATGATGTCCTTCATCCTCAACGCCCTCACCTG TGCCCTGGGCTTGCTGTACTTCATCCGGCGAGGGAAGCAGTGTCTGGATTTCACTGtcactgtccatttctttcaccTCCTGGGCTGTTGGCTCTACAGCTCCCGTTTCCCCTCGGCGCTGACCTGGTGGTTGGTCCAAGCTGTGTGTATTGCACTCATGGCCGTCATCGGGGAGTACCTGTGCATGCGGACGGAGCTCAAGGAGATCCCCCTCAGCTCGGCCCCTAAATCTAATGTCTAG